A region of the Zhihengliuella halotolerans genome:
ATCCCTTAATTTAGGGGACTCGTGTCGCCCGACCAGCGGTACCGGCTGGGCGCTGTTTTCATTAAATGCGCAAACGTTTTCATCATTTTCATGCGAATCTTCGCACCCGCCCCGCGACCTGTGCCGCGCATCGTGCGCACCATGAAAGTCATTGACTTAAGCCAATCAGTCGTGGTGCACTGAGCAGGATGACTCACTCACGCACCCTCCCCGACCGGCCCGCCGGCTGGAACATGCTCGACGATGCGCTCGAACCCGACCAACGCTTTTCCACGTGGCCCGATGTCGAGAAACTCCAGCGCGGCCCCGAGCCGTACCCCGACTTCGTCATCGAGGACGCGGCCGCCATCGACACCGAACTCGGCGTCCTGAAGACGGGCAAGGAGGCCGACGTCTTCTTGCTCGAGCGCGCCACCCCGCGCCAGTCGGCGCTGCTGGCGGCGAAACGCTTCCGGGACCCGAAGCACCGCAACTTCCGCCGGGCCGCGATCTACAACGAGGGCCGCGCCGTCAAGCGCTCCCGCGACGCCCGCGCACTCAAGGCCGGCTCGACCTACGGACGCAGCGTCGAGGCCGGCCGGTGGGCCGCCTCGGAATGGAACTACCTGCGCATGGCCTTCGAGGCCGGGGTTCCGGTTCCCTATCCAGTCCAATGGAGCGGGCTGGAGATCCTCATGGAGTTCATCGCCGACCCGAGCTCACCTGAGGCGGCAGCCCCGCGACTGCATCAGATCCGCCCGGGCCCCGAGCTGGCCGTCTACCTCTGGGAGCAACTCGTCGACGCGATGCGCCGACTCGCCGGAATGGGCTTCGCGCACGGCGACCTCTCCCCCTACAACGTGCTGGTCGCCGGCGAGCGCCTGGTGGTCATCGACCTGCCGCAGCTGGTGGATCTGGCAGGAAACCAGCAGGGCGTTGAACTGCTGGCACGCGACTGCCAGAACGTGCACGCATGGTTCTCAGCCCACGGCCTGCCCGCGACAGCGCCGCTGGCCGACCCGGACGAACTCCTCGCCGACCTCCTGGGCCACGCCTGGTAGGGGGCGACGCCGAGCTACGCGTGCGCAGTGTGCGCGGCGAGCCGCTCGCGCAGCCCCGCCATGAGCATGCCGAGTCCGATCTCGAAGGCCTGATCGTTCCGCTCGCGGCCGCGCGGGCCGGCGTCGAGTAGGCGACCGAGGGTCACCGTGGGCCCCGACGGCTCCCAGACGGCGTCCGGGGCCGCGTAGTCGAGCCCGGATCCGAGGGCGAAGGCGTCGAGCAGCTGCACGACGACGAGCACCTCGGACTCGGGGAAGCCGGCGCGCACGAGCTGGGTCGCTTTGAGGTCGTAGGCGTGAATCACACCCTCGTCGCGGACGGTGCTCGTGGCGATGAGCGGGAGCACGTGCGGGTGCTCGGTGTACATGCGGCGCTCTGCCCGGAGCATCGCCTCGACGACCTCGTCCCACCCGACCTCCTCGTCGGCCTCGTCGACGTCGACCAGGTAGTGGGCCGCGAGGCGGCCGCGGACGAGTTCGACGATGCCGTCGATCCCGTCGACGTGGTTGTAGAGCGACGGCGGTTTCACGCCGAGACGTCGGGCCACCGCATTGAGCCCGAACGGATGGCCGGAGTCGATGAGCGCCACGGCGGCGTCCGCGATCGCCTCGGGTGAGAGTCGTGCCTGCACCGGCCTGCCCATGCTCCTGCTCCTGTCGTCCCGCCACGACCCTGATTGCGCGTCGTGCCCTCCCACGCTACCCGCCGGTCGGTGCGGTGTGACGGACAACGCCACGAAAGAAGGGGTTTTCATTTTCGGTGACGTGCGTCATACTCGTAAAAACTAACGGCATTAGTTACGGAGATCTCATGAGCACCGCCACGACCGACCCGCGCCTCCCGATGCGCCCGGGCACCACATCCGCGACCTTCCTGATCGGCATCGCCGGCTACCTGGGCGTGAACCTCTCGCCCTACATGATCTCGGCCCTAGAGGACGCGGCAGGGCTCGAATTCCTGGCCGCCGGCTGGACCGTGACGGGCGTACTGCTGCTGACCGCCGTCGTCGGGCTGTCGGTGGCCCCGCTGTGCGCCGGACCGCGCCGACACGTCGTCGCCCGGAGCGGCCTCGCGCTGGGACTGGCGGCCTTCGGCACGGCGGCTCTCGTCCCTGCGCCGGCCGTGATCATCGCCGGTCTGCTCGTCGGCGGGGCCGGGGTCGGCTGCGCGGTCGCCGCCTCGGGTGCCGCGTTCGCCGCCTTCCGCGACCCCGATCGCATCGCCGGCTTCAACGGGCTGGCGAACCGCGGCATCATCACGGTCGTCCTCGCCGTGATCCCGGTGCTCGGCATCGCGCCGATCAGCGTCTTCGGCTCACTGGCCCTGTTCTGCCTCATCGGCCTCGCCCTCTCGCGCTGGCTTCCGAAAGCCCCGACCATCGGCTCCTCGGCTGCCGCCGGCATCGCCGAGGCGGTGCCCATGCGCCAGGGCCCGGCGTCACCCGCTTCAGCGAAGACCGCCGACCGCCGCCTCCTGACCGCCGGCCTGGTGCTGCTCGTGACCTTCACCCTCTGGGCTGTCGGCGAGGACTCCCTCTGGGCGATGGCCGGCGCGGTCGGCGAGATGCAGGCCGACCTCACCCCGGCCGGGCTGGGTCTGGCACTCAGCGGCGCGACGGCGGGCGGCCTGCTGGGCTCGATCGTCCTGATGGTCATCGGCGACCGCCTCGGCCGCGCCGTCCCGCTCGTGGTGCTCCTGCTCGTCGGCGGGGCCCTCAAAGCGGCCACCGGATTCGTCGAGACCCCCACCGCGTTCATCGTCGTCTTCATCGCCTGGAATACCGTCTACGCGCTGTCCTTCATGTACTTCGTCGCCGTCGCCGCGGCCCTCTCGGCGGACGGCCGCTGGTCCGGCCCCCTCCTGGCCACCTATCTCGTCGGTTCGAGCCTCACGCCGGTCATCGGCGCCGCGATCCTCGGCGCGCTCGGCCCGGAGGGATTCACGATCACGCTCGGCTTCGTGAGCGTCGTGCTCGCCGTCCCGACGGCCGCCGTCGCCGCGCTCTCCAGCCGCATCAGCCGCAGCGCGAAAGCCGCCGCCGCCGGACAAGGTGCAGGTGACAACAGCACCGGGGACGACAGCGCTGGCACCGCCGACACCCGGGACGACGACGCGCGACTCACCTCCCAGCCGACCGTCTGAACCGGCCCTCCGCTGCTCCGGGCGGTGACGCTACCGGCGCGGGCCGGCGTACGGAATAATCCGTCTCGTCAGGTCCGCGCCAGCCGGGCACGGCCGCACGCGAGATGAGGAGAGCGAGTGGGCGCCGCCGTCGTATTCATCGACCTCCAGAACGGGTTCTTCGAGGACCCGGGCCTCGCGCGGATCCGGGAGCCGCTGGTGCGGGAGTCGAACCGCCTGGCCGCGGCCGCCCGGGACCGCGGCGCCGCACTCTTCCACGTCGTGACCGAGCACGCCCGCGACAAGTCCACGTGGACGCTGAGCATGCTGGACGACGATCAGGGCTTCAACTTCGCCGGCAGCACGCAGGCGGAACCGCTGGAGGAGCTCGATCTGGGTGACGGGCACCGGCTCGTGAAGATCCGCGACAGCGCCTTTCACGGCACGGACCTGGCCCAGCGGCTGCGGATCGGCGGGTGCACCCGGATCGCGATCGCCGGGGTCTCCGGGCAGAGCTGCATCAGCCGCACGGGCGCGGACGCCTTCGCGGAGAACCTGCGCGTCGCCTATGCGTCCGACGCGATCGGGTCCGAGGATCCCGAGCGCTGCGGCGCGTCGCTCGAGATCCTGAGCCGGGAGCTGCGCCAGCCGGTCCTCGGCACCGGCGAGCTGCTCGACTGGCTCGCCGCGGGCTGAGCCGCTGGCGCCGGGATCACTCTTCGCGCGCCGCTCCGTCGAAAAGGTAGTCCGGCAGCTCGCGCACCGGAACGACGACGACGTCGTGCGCCTTCCAGCCCGTCTCCTCGACGCTGGCCAGGGCCTCCTCCGTCTGGTCGAGGCCGACCGCGCCCCGCGGCACCACGAAGACCTCGATGTGGAAGACCATGCCCATGTCCCGGACGCGGGCCGCGGCCTCGCGCACCCACGGCAGTTGCCCCACCGCGGCTTCGATCTCCCCGATCATCGGGTCCGGCTTGCGGTTGTCGTAGGTCGTGGCGCGGGCGTCGAGCAGGCCGAGGACCGCGTTGCGGGTGTTGACGGCGCCGTCCTTGAGGATGCCCGCGGAGATGGCGAGCGCCGCCGCGTAGTCCAGCCACCACAGGCCGACGCCCACGCCCAGGACCCCGATGATGGAGGCGACGTTGGTGGTCCAGTCGGCCTTGGCCATGTCGGCATCCGCGTAGAGGAGCTTGTTGTGCAGCGGGCCGGCCGCCTTCGCCTTGAGCCGGCCGAGGATCACCGCCGGGGCGGCGATGACAGCCATCACGGCCACCATGAGCCAGCCGAGCCAGACCGTGTGGCCCAGCAGCTGGACGGTTCCGATTGCCGGATGCTCCGCTTTAAGGAGCCCCGAAGCGGACTCGTAGGCCATGATGGCGCCGACGACTGCCAGCGTGACGCCGCTGACGAGGTGCCCCACGCCGGTCGCCCGGTGGTACCCGTAGGGGTGCTTCGGGTTGCGGCGGTGCCGGGTGTACATCAGGGCGCTCAGGAAGGCGATCTGCGGGACCGCGGAGAGCAGGTCCTCCACCCAGGCGGTCTTCATGGCCTGCGAATTGCCCATGACCATGGTCACGAGCGTCACCGTGACAACCAGATAGCCCAGCGTGATCCACTCGAGTCGGACGGCGCGGGCCAGCTTGTCGCGCACGTCTTCGGGGAGCTGGTGCTGCTGGCCGGTCATCGCTCTCATCGGGCGGCTCCTGCCGCGCTGGCGTCGAGGAAGCGCTCGAGTTCGGAGGTGAAGGCGTTCTCCCCTGGCGGCACGAGCATGACGAGCTTCCGCTTCTGGCCGCCGAGGACTCGTTCCGCATAGGGTCGCGTGACGCCGGCGTCGGATTCCCAGGGGGTCTTGTCCGTCAGACCGCCGATGACCAGGTGGACGCTCCCGTCGTCGAACCGCCTCACGAGTTCCTCCTCGCCGGCGACGTAGAACTCGATTCCGGCGCCGAGCTCGTCGGCGAAGCCGCGGACCAGATCGACCTCCGACCCCGAGACCTGCTCCTCGCCGACCGCACCGCGGGGTCCGGCGGGCCCCGAGACCTCGACGAATTCCCCGTTGGGCACCGCACCGACGCGCAGCGTCCCGCCGCGGACCGAGTCGAGGGTGCCGTCCGGGTCCGCGGGGATGCTCACCCCGCAACCGCTGAGGATCAGCAGGAGGACCAGCGCGAAGAAGAGCTGCACGAACTTGTGCGGTCCGTTCGCATCCGCCCCAGTCAGCATCTGAATCTCCGCCTCCTTGCGGCCGCGGGGCCGCGCTCGGTCCACAGAAGGGCGCCGCCGCACCGGGCGTCGCTGGGACCAAGTTATGCCCGGCGCCGCCCTCGCCGCAACGGATACCGGCAGCCGGTGTCCAATTCTCAGCAACCTTCCAGCGCAAACCCCGCTCCACGGGTTCCCTTTCGGGGTGAGGTGCGCCATACTCGTAACTAATACTATTAGTTTTGGGGTAGCCACCGCGCGCTCCCCCTCCTGAACAACGCGAGGACACCATGGACCAGACCCTCTACCGCAACGCCCGGATCTTCACCGCCGAACCCGGCGCCGACGGCCCCAGCGCCCAGGCCGCACTCGTCGAGGGCGGACGCTTCGTCTTCGTCGGCGATGAGGAGGGCGCCGCAGCCCGGGCGGACGCAGCCGCCGCGACGGTCAATCTCGGCGGCCGCGTTGTCGTCCCCGGATTCATCGACGCCCACACCCACCTCCTGATGACCGGCCAGGCGCTCGGGAAGGTCGAGCTGACCTCGGCCCGGAACCTGGAGCAGATCCAGGAACGCATCACCGACGCCCGCGCCGCAGACCCCGAGGCTGCGCGGATCCTCGGCCGCGGCTGGCTCTTCGACTCCGTCCCCGGCGGCGCTCCGACGGCGGCGATGCTCGACGCCGTCGCCGACGTGCCCGTCTACCTGGATGCCAACGACCTGCACTCGTGCTGGGTCAACACCGCCGCGCTGGACGAGCTCGGCATCACCGACGAGACCCCGGACCCGATCGGCGGGCGGATCGTCCGCGACGGCGACGGGCGCGCGACCGGCCTGCTGCTTGAGACGGCCGCGTCGCAGATCGTCTGGCCACACCTCGAGACCCACACGACCGACGCCGACCGCGACGTGGCGCTGGACCGGGCGTTCGACGCCTATCTCGCCGCCGGCGTGACCGGCGCCGTCGACATGGCGTTCGGCGAGTCCGACCTGGCCGCCGTCGAACGCGCGCTCACCCGGCACGGCGGGGACCTGCCCGTGCGCCTGGCCGCGCACTGGCTCATCGACAACCACGGCGACGCCGAACGCAACAACAACCAGATCCGGCGGGCGGCGGAGCTGGCGGGGCGCGACTTCGGCGGCTCGTTCCGCGTGGTCGGGGTCAAGTTCATCTCCGACGGCGTCATCGACGCGTGCACCGCCTCGCTCGGCGCGCCCTACACGGACGGGTCGAACGCCGATCCGATCTGGCCGCTCGACGCGCTGCGGCCGGCCGTCGTCGAAGCCGACCGGCTCGGACTGCAGATCGCGGTGCACGCGATCGGCGACGCGGCGAGCTCGAACGCGATCGACGCGCTCGAGGACGCTGTCGCCGCCAACGGGGACCGCGAGCGCCGCCACCGGATCGAGCACCTCGAATACGCCGCCGAGGGCACGGCCGAGCGTCTGGCAGCCCTGGGGATCACCGCGTCGATGCAGCCGGTGCACACCGACGCGGCGGTCCGGCCGAACTGGGACGCCATGCTCGGCGCGGAGCGCGCGGCCCGGGGCTTCGCGTGGGGCGAATACGAGGACGCCGGCGCACTGCTCGCGTTCTCGACCGACGCCCCGACCGCCCCGCACGACGCGCTGGGGAACATGTACGTCGCCACGACGCGCCACTCGGCGCTCGACGCCTCCTTCGAGCCCGTCGAACCCGAGCTGGCACTGCCGCTCGCGAGCGCGATCGGCCACGCGACCCGCGACGCGGCGATCTCCGTCGGGGACGGCGGCGACCGCGGCATGATCGCCGCCGGCTACCACGCGGACTTCGCGGTCCTCGATGCGGACCCGTTCACCGACGGGCCGCAGTCGCTGCTGACCTCGCGCATCGTCTCGACCTTCGTGGGCGGGCGCGAGGTGTTCTCGGCAACCGTCAGCGCCTGAACGAACCGCGAGCCCGGAAGCCGTCATGGCTTCCGGGCTCGCTGTGCGTTGGCAGCCGGCAGGCGTGTCAGCCGAGCTCGGGCGTGCGCGGCGGAACCGTGCGGCGCTGACCCGTCGCCTCGAACGCGGCGGCCAGGGCCAGCAGTGCGTTGTCGTCGTAGGCGCGACCCGCGAACGTCAACCCGACCGGCATGCCGATGTCCGCCATCGTCCCCATCGGCACGGTCACGGTCGGGATACCCAGGTGCCGCGGGACGAGGTTGCCGTTGGCGACCCAGACGCCGTTGCGCCAGCCCGCCTCCGCGGAGGCAGGGTTCACGTCCATGTCCGCGGCGCCCACGTCGGCCACGGCGGGGAACACGACGGCGTCGAGCCCGCGGGCGTCCATCCACTTCTCGAGGTCGACGCGGCGCGTCTCCTCGAGCCCGCGCACGCCCGCCTCCAGCTCGGGGATCTGCGTCACGTCGGTCACCGGGTGCTCAGCCGCGTGCGCCGGGTAGGACGCGATGTCGTCGTCGAACCCGTGGTACCGATCCGGCAGGGCCCCGTCGGGGTGCGGGAAGATTCGCTCCCCGTCGACGTCGGCCAGGCGGTTCAGGTTCGGGTCGCCGTTCGCGCGCAGGAAGTCGTCCCAACCGAAGACGGACAGGTCGACGATCTCGCGCCGCAGGTACTCGGGGCTCACAAGCCCGCGCGTCGCGACGTTCGGCGCCCCCGGCCGGTCGCCCTCGTAGTTGGTCACCACGGGGAAGTCCACGACGACGACGGTCGCGCCCGCCGCCTCTAGGTCCGCGCGCGCGGCTTCCCAGAGGTCGATTGCACTCGCCCGGGTCTCGATCCGCTGCCCGGTGGAGCCGCCGATGCCGCGCACACCGTCGAGGCCGCGGAAGGCCGGGCCGGTGCCGGCGTCGTCGTCCTGGTTGATGTACATGGCGGGCACGCCGATGGTCTTGCCCGCCAGCGGGGCGGGACCGTCCGCGAGGACGGGGTACGAGGCGGGCCGCACGGCCGAGGCCGCCGGGATCTCGACCCACGGCTGCACGCGCCAGAAGTCGCCGCGCCTCTCGGCGTCGTCCGCGACGATGACGTCGAGGACCTCGAGCAGGTCGGCCATCGTGCGCGTGTGCGGCACCACGACGTCCATCGTCGGCACGAGTGGCCAGTTCCCGCGCACGGAGATGACCCCGCGGGAGGGAGTGTAGGCGCACAACGCGTTGTTCGACGCCGGCGCCCGCCCCGAGGACCACGTCTCCTCCCCCAGGCCGAAGGCCGCGAAGCTGGCCGCCGTGGCGGTGCCCGAGCCGTTGGACGAGCCGGAACCAAACGCGCTCGTCAGCCAGTCGGCGCTGTACGGGCTCTCGGCCCGGCCGTACACGCCGCGCTGCATGCCGCCGTTGGCCATGGGCGGCATGTTGGTCAGGCCCAGCAGGATCGCCCCGCCCGCGCGCAGCCGGCCGATCGTGAACGCGTCGCGCTGCGCGACGAGGTGCTCGAACGCCGGCGATCCCGAGGCGACGGTGAGGCCGCGCGCCATGTAGGAGTCCTTCGCGGTGTACGGGATGCCGTCCAGCGGGCCGAGCGTCTCGCCGCGGGCGCGGCGCGCGTCGGAGGCCGCGGCCTCGGCGAGCGCCTCGTCGTTGCGCACGACGACGGCGTTCAGTTCCGGGCCCGAGGCATCGAAGGCGTCGATGCGTGCGAGGTACGCCGCGACGAGTTCGACTGCGGTGACCGCGCCGGAGGCGAGGTCCGCGCGCAGCCGGGCGATCGTGGCCTCCACGACTGGATAGTGGCTCATGGTGCCCTCCTCTAGGAAGCCGCGACGCCGGTCAGGCGGGGCTGCTGCTGGGTGATGCAGTGGATAGCGCCGCCGCGGTCGATCACCGGGCGGATGGGCACGGTCACGACGCGGCGGCCTGGGTAGGCGTGGGCGAGGATCTCAGCTGCACGCGCGTCGGCGGGTCCGTCGTCGTATCCGCAGGCGATCACGCCCCCGTTGACCACCAGATGGTTCACGTACGACCAGTCGACGAATCCCTCATCGTCGCGCAATTGGGACGGGGCCGGCACGTCCACGATATCGAACGGTTTCCCGGCCGCATCGGTCTGGCCGGAGAGGAACTCGCGCAGGGTGCGGGAGGCCTCGAAGTCCGGGTGTTCCGGGTTCGTCTGGTGGTGCAGCAGCAGGCGTCCCGGCTCAGGAAGCGTGGCGACCATGTCGACGTGGCCGCGCGTGCCGAAGTCCTCGTAGTCGCGGGTCAGCCCGCGGGGCAGCCAGATCGTCTTGGTCGTGCCGATCGTGCGGGCCAGCTCCGCCTCGACGAGTTCGCGCGTCGCGTACGGATTGCGGCCCGGGTCCAGCTGCACGGTCTCGGTGATCAGGACCGTCCCGGCCCCGTCGACGTGAATCGCACCGCCCTCGTTGACGAGCAGGGAGGGCACGCGCTCGGCGCCGGCGGCCTCGGCCACGAACGCGCCGATCTTCGCCGACTTGTCCCACTCGGCCCACTCCGGGGCGCCCCAACCGTTGAAGATCCAGTCGACGGCGCCGAGCACGCCGGGGCGCTCGTCGTCGACGACGAAGGTGGGGCCGACGTCGCGCATCCAGAACTCGTCCAGCGGGGCATCGAGCAGCTCGACGTCGCCGCCGAGCAGGTTGCGCACCCGGTCCATCTCGCACGGGTCGACGACCATCGTCACGGGTTCGAACTCGGCGACGGCACGGGCCACGGCGGTCCAGGCGGCGTAGGCCTCCTCGGCCGAGGCGGCGTCGTCTCCCAGGGTGGTTCCGGGCCGCGGGAACGCCATCCAGGTGCGTTCGTGGTCGGCGGTCTCTGCGGGCATGCGCCAGCTCATGCGGCGTTCTCCATTCGGTCGGTCTCCGGCGCGGTGGCGTCGGGACGGAGGGCGGGGTTCTTGTAGGGCGCGGTGGTGCGCCAGAGGATCGCGTAGACGCCGCCGCCGATCACGGGGGCGAGGAGCGCGGAGAGGTCGGCGCCGCCGAGGGCCGCGGCGATCGGACCCACGAAGAGGGTCGAGTTCACGAGCAGCAGGGAGACGGACGTGCCGACGACCATCGCGACGACACCCGGAGTGAAGTACCCGCGGCTGTACCAGAACGCGCTTCCCCGGGACTCGTCGTTGAGCGCGACGCCGTCGTACCGGTTCCGGCGCAGGAGGATGTCGACGGCATAGATCGCCACGAGCGGGCCGAGCACGCTCACGCTCAGCTCGAGCGCAGCGTTCAGGGTGTCGAGGAAGCTGGGGGCGGCGAAGACGAGCCAGGCGCCCATCGCCGTCGCGGCCAGCCCCGTCACGACGACGGTGGTGGCGCGCGAGAGCCGCAGGCCCAGGCCCTGCGCGTAGAGGCCGGTCGAGTAGGCCACGAGCACGTTGTTCGTGATGGTGCCGAGCAGGACGACGAAGAGGAAGATCGGGGTGAACCAGCCGGGGACGATCTCGGAAATGGTCCGCTGCGGGTCCGTCATGTCGATCGCGGTGGCCGCGACGACACCGAGGGAACCGATCACGACGGCCGGGATGAAGCCGCCGAGCGCGGTCCACCAGATGACCCCGCGCCGCGGCGTGTTCGCCGGCAGGTAGCGCGAGTAGTCGGCGCCGGTGCCCCAGGACAGCGGGCCGGAGGCGACGATCGCGTAGCCCAGGGCGATGAGCGCCCAGCGTTCGCCGGCCGGCATCTCGGGAGCGGTGTAGGAGAAGTCGGCGGCGCCGAGGACGAAGAAGCCCAGGACGACGAAGGCGACCGCGAGCGCGGCCGAGAAGTAGGGGGCCAGGGCCATGATCGTGCCGTGGCCGTAAACGCTGAAGATGAAGCTCAGGAAGGCCACCACGATCAGGACGACCCACTCACCCGGCCCGGTCAGCTGCACGCCGAGCATCGGCAGCAGGGCCAGGGCCGCGAAGGTGCCGACGGCGATGTTGATGACCTCGTAGAAGAGGCCGATGAGCACGCCGAGCCCGCCGCCGAAGATGCGGTTGCCGCGGATGCCGTACATGGCGCGCATGATCGTGACGCTGGGCGCGCCCGCGGCGGGGCCGCTGACGGCCAGCCAGCCGACGACCGCCCACCACAGGTTGCCGACGACCGTGACGGCGAGCGCCTCGAGAACCGAGAGACCGAGCAGGACGAGGCCGCCGCCGATCACGAAGTAGAGGTAGAGGACGTTCGCACTCATCCAGATCCAGAACAGGGAGACGGGCGAGCCGCCGCGCTCGGACGGGGCGATGTAGTCCAGCCCGTGCGTCTCGACGTGCCCGACGCCGCCCGCGGTCGCCGCCGGGGACCGGGTTGCTGCCGGGGCCGCGGGCACCCCCTCGGGCGGTTGCGTCAGTAGTTCGTTGCTCATGCGTCAGGTCCTCGTGACTGTCGGTCGCTTATTGATCATGTGATCAACAACTGACTGTGACCTTAACTACACTGGACTCATCATGTCAAGAGCCACCAGCCGGCCGACCGGCCGCAAGCCACCCGCCCAACGCTCCGCCGAGATCGTCGACGCCGCCATCAAAATCGCCTGCGACGAGGGGCTTTCCGCCGTGAAGCTGCGCTCGGTGGCGGCCGCCGCGTCCGTCGCTCCGGGCCTCGTCGCGCACTATGTTTCGAGCATGGACGAGCTGGTCGCCACGTGCTTCGAGCGCATCACGCGCGCCGAGCTCGAGGAGGTCCGGGAGATCCTCGACTCGGCGCCGACGCCGAGCCGACGCCTTGCCCAGCTGCTCGCCACGGTCTTCGACTCCACGCGCGACGACGTCACGCTCGTCTGGGTCGAGGCGTGGACCCTGGGCCGGACCAACGAACGCCTCGCGGCCAGCGTCCGCGACGTCATGGACGCCTGGCACGCGGCCCTCGCCGAGGTGATCGCGGCCGGTGTCGCGAGCGGGGAGTTCGCCGTCGAGACGCCCGACGAGGCGGCCTGGCACCTGCTGGGGATGATCGACGGCCTCAACGCGCAGGCGCTCGTGCACTGGCGTCCCGCCACGCGCACGAGCGCCCTCAACGGCCTCGCCGAGCGCCTGCTCGGCGCACCCTCGGGAACTCTGACGAACCTCGTCGGCTGACCTTCGCGGGCGTCAGCCCGCGAACGCGCCCGCTCCCAGAGCGTCGAGCTCCGCCCGGACCGCCGGCCGCTCCTCGCGCTCACGGGCCGCAGCCAGGGACACCGCCACGACGTCGTCGATCAGCACCCGGTGCCCCGACTCGGACGAGGCGATCGCTGCCTCGACCATCGCGAGGCTGCGAACGTTCGCGGCCGCCGTCGTCCCGGGTGAGCGCCCCGTGCGCAGGCAGTCGACGAACTCGGCCAGCGCCCCGGCCGTCTCCTCGGCCCGCGGCTCGAGCACCGCGGTTTCTACTGGCGCCGGCGGCAGGTGCGCCACGGGCGCGCCGTCTCCGTCCCAGCGGGCCGTGCCGCGTTCGCCGCTCACGCGCCAACTCCCGTTCCAGCTGGTCTCCGCTCCCGGCGCGCACCAGCTGCCGGCGTAGACGAACCTGGC
Encoded here:
- a CDS encoding agmatine deiminase family protein; this encodes MSWRMPAETADHERTWMAFPRPGTTLGDDAASAEEAYAAWTAVARAVAEFEPVTMVVDPCEMDRVRNLLGGDVELLDAPLDEFWMRDVGPTFVVDDERPGVLGAVDWIFNGWGAPEWAEWDKSAKIGAFVAEAAGAERVPSLLVNEGGAIHVDGAGTVLITETVQLDPGRNPYATRELVEAELARTIGTTKTIWLPRGLTRDYEDFGTRGHVDMVATLPEPGRLLLHHQTNPEHPDFEASRTLREFLSGQTDAAGKPFDIVDVPAPSQLRDDEGFVDWSYVNHLVVNGGVIACGYDDGPADARAAEILAHAYPGRRVVTVPIRPVIDRGGAIHCITQQQPRLTGVAAS
- a CDS encoding TetR/AcrR family transcriptional regulator is translated as MSRATSRPTGRKPPAQRSAEIVDAAIKIACDEGLSAVKLRSVAAAASVAPGLVAHYVSSMDELVATCFERITRAELEEVREILDSAPTPSRRLAQLLATVFDSTRDDVTLVWVEAWTLGRTNERLAASVRDVMDAWHAALAEVIAAGVASGEFAVETPDEAAWHLLGMIDGLNAQALVHWRPATRTSALNGLAERLLGAPSGTLTNLVG
- a CDS encoding purine-cytosine permease family protein, producing MSNELLTQPPEGVPAAPAATRSPAATAGGVGHVETHGLDYIAPSERGGSPVSLFWIWMSANVLYLYFVIGGGLVLLGLSVLEALAVTVVGNLWWAVVGWLAVSGPAAGAPSVTIMRAMYGIRGNRIFGGGLGVLIGLFYEVINIAVGTFAALALLPMLGVQLTGPGEWVVLIVVAFLSFIFSVYGHGTIMALAPYFSAALAVAFVVLGFFVLGAADFSYTAPEMPAGERWALIALGYAIVASGPLSWGTGADYSRYLPANTPRRGVIWWTALGGFIPAVVIGSLGVVAATAIDMTDPQRTISEIVPGWFTPIFLFVVLLGTITNNVLVAYSTGLYAQGLGLRLSRATTVVVTGLAATAMGAWLVFAAPSFLDTLNAALELSVSVLGPLVAIYAVDILLRRNRYDGVALNDESRGSAFWYSRGYFTPGVVAMVVGTSVSLLLVNSTLFVGPIAAALGGADLSALLAPVIGGGVYAILWRTTAPYKNPALRPDATAPETDRMENAA